CTTTTATTAGGTGCCGGCTGAAAGGCGATGATGTCCGTTGCCGTTGGGCTCGGCGATTCCATACTGCCGGATCTTATATAGCAGGGCCTTGTAGCTGATCTTCAACAGCGCTGCAGCCTGTTTACGGTTCCAATTGGTCTCTTCCAAAGCACGAGTGATGGCCTCAGCCTCGGCTTCATCTTTAGCGCTACGCGCCAGAGACTTCAACCCGCGCGATTGCTCTCCGGCGCCGCGGCCGGCGGAAGCCACCGAAGTGTTGATGTCGGAATTGGGTTGCAACTCATGAATGGCAGTAGCTTCGTCACCCAGAATCAGGTAGCGTTTGACGAAATTGCTTAGCTCACGCAGATTGCCCGGCCAGGGATAATCCAGGCATTTTTGCTGAAGCGCTGCCGAGAGCGGCAGCGGAGGACGAGCATAGTGCTCGGCCAGACGCGACATAAAGTGTTTCAACAGCAGTGGAATTTCTTCCTTCCGTTCGCGCAGCGGCGGAAGCTGTAGCGTGAATGCATTCAACCGGTAATACAAGTCTTCGCGCAGGCGCTTGTTCGCAATCGCCTCCGGAATATTGATGTTCGTGGCGGCCAGAATGCGCACGTCTACCTTGACCACCGAACGGCTGCCCAGTCGGGAGAACTGCTGGTCCTGCAAAACGTGCAACAGCTTGGCTTGCAGCATAGGGGGCATTTCGCCAATCTCATCCAGCAAGATCGTACCCTTGTTGCACAGCTCAAATTTGCCGGGCTTGGAATGGGTGGCCCCGGTGAACGCTCCCGCCTCGTACCCGAACAATTCGCTCTCCAGCAAATCGGCGGGGACTGCCGCGCAGTTAACCTTCAAGAAGGTGCGGTGCGCGCGCGGCGATAGTTTATGGATCAGGCGCGCCAGCACTTCCTTGCCGGTCCCGCTCTCACCTAGCAAAAGTACTGGGATGTCCACTCCCGCCACCAAAGCGGCCTGGGAGCGGATTTTCTTCATCGCCGGACTGCCGGCAACGAAAAACACGTCGTCGCAAAGCTCCTCTACTTCGCCGGCATAGGGTTGCGACTCTGAACGCAAGCATTGCTTAATGACCGCATCCAGTTCCGCTTTCTGAAAAGGCTTGGTGAGGTAATCCTGCGCTCCCAGCCGGATCGCCTGCACAACCTTGCGGGTGTCGCTTACGCAGGAAAGCATCACCACTTTCATGCTGGGCTGCAGTTGGCGCAGCTGCTCCAGGGTTTGGAGACCGTCAATGCCGGGCATCAGCAGGTCGAGCAGCACCAGGTCAGGGCTGAGCCCGCTCTGCACCCGCTGCAGCGCGTGTTCGCCGTTGCTGGCGGTCTCCACCTTGTATGAGTCCACCTCGAGCAAGGTGCGGATGTAACGCAACATGCCGGGTTCATCATCAACCAGAAGGATGCTCGGATTTGGGGCGGTGCTCATCGCGCCCCCCCAGAAACCATCGGACGTAGCGGCATCAGGAATGAGAATTTGCTGCCCGAACCCAATTCGCTCTCCACCCAGATTTTTCCTCCGAAGGCCTGCACCAGGCGGCGGGCAATGGCAAGTCCAAGCCCCATGCCATCAGACTGAGTGCCGCCTTGAGGCAGTCGGAAAAAATCGTCAAAAATCTCTTGATGAAATTCCGGACCGATTCCCGGCCCGGTGTCTGAAACGCTTACTTTCACAGAATTTAGTACCTCAGCTTTTTGCCGGCGGCGATCGTGCGGCAGATCGGGGGTGTAGATCGTCCGCCGCTCCCACATGTACGGCTCGGCGTGCAGCCAGACGGTGCCGCCTTGAGGAGTAAACTTCACCGCGTTTTCAAGCAAATTGGAAACCACCCGTTGCACCTTTGCACCGTCGAACATGAAGCGCTGTAGCTTTTCGTTAGGCAGGAAATAAAGGGCCACACCCTTTTCCTGAAAACGGGTTGACCAGAACGTGCACACTTCGGAGAGGCAGCCATTCATATCTGCCATCTCAAATCTCATTTTCAGTTCGCCGGTTTCGAGCACACTGAACGTCAGGAAATCCTGAATGAAGTGCTCGAGGCGGACGCTGCTGCTTTGCATGTCCTTCAATACGTTGCGCTGACGCTCGCTAAGATCTCCCAACTTCTCGCTTTGCAGCAATTCGATGTAGCCGGCGAGAATAGCAAGCGGGGTTTTCAGGTCGTGCGCTGCGGCAGCTAACGCATCGGTGCAGCGACGATAGCGTTCCTGGAGCTGCATGTAGGCTTGCAGCAGCTCCTGTTGGCTCCCCGAACTGGCGCGAAGATCGGGGTTCTCGGCAACCGGGCTCATTGCCACGGCGCGGCTGGATGCATTAGACACACTCATCTCCCGGGCCTGTGCTTACCGTCCACTTAGGCTTCGCAACAAGAGGGGAGGGTCGGCTTTCGTTCTAGCCACTTCAGCGAGCTAACCTTGTGCTGAGATGCTATCCGCACAGTTACCACCTGTCAATCGTGAAATGCACCCCTTTAGTCATAAGTGAGAAGAACATTACCGCGGGTTACAACCATGTACATATCGCACTGGTTAACACTTGGAATTACGGCCATGCCGACGATCTTGAAGAAGTGGGTGAATCTGCGAACTTACGAGGGCCATCACCTTCCCAACCGGGATGCGCCAAATTGAGATTAGACAGGTTCGTAAGTCGTAGAGATGTGGCCCTTTAGATGCGAGGAATAACAATTGACTTTGGTCTAGGGGCATAACCTTGGCGCGGAAAGCATCTTCAAAAGAGCGGCGGGAATGGGAAAGACTGCCGTTAGCGGTCCCCATGTTCGTGCGAGGACGCGACCAGCGGGGTCACGAATTCCTGGAATTTGGTACCGCTCTAAACGTCAGCGCCGGGGGCGTTCTGTTGGCCGTGGGACGCCATGTTCCAGTGCCCTCCAGAGTGTCACTGGAGGTGCCGTGCGCGCCCCAAACTAAACCAGCTGGCCTGCCTCGAACGGTTCGGCGGTTGTTCGCTCGGCTGGTTCATCGCGGCGCCTCCGTGAACTCTCAGTTGCTGGGTCTGAAGTTCTCCAAACCTCTTCTCACCCCTAAAATGCGGAAGAATAGTTCCTCAGTGTGAAAACCTTTTCCCTGTCATATGCAGTTCTGTGGTCGTGAGTCACAGGCGGCGGTTAGAGCACGAAAATGGTCTCTAACTGACACATTCGCAGCGAGTTAGGTGCAATTTAGTGGGGTATTAAGGGCTGTGTCTCACTTTGGCGCTCGAGGTGCAATTACAGGGGCAGGTAAGTTAGACGTTTCAAGTGAGAGTGCAACATATGGCTTCAACAACGATGGGCGCGCTAGTGCAGGCCTTAGGCGATATCCCTCCGCAAGAGATAGTTTTTGGGCGCACTGACGCGATGCGGGCCTTGCGCGAGCGCCTGGACAAGGTCGCCTGTGCCAATGTTCCCGTGCTGATCCAGGGTGAGAGCGGCACCGGTAAAGACATTATTGCCCGCATGATTCATTCCCTCTCGCCATGGAAAGCCGGCCCGCTGGTGAAAGTGAATTGTCCGGCGATTCCCGGCACTCTGCTGGAGAGCGAACTTTTCGGTTACGAACGCGGGGCCTTCACCGGCGCCTACGGTTCGAAACCCGGGCGGGTAGAGATGGCTCACCGCGGGACGCTGTTTCTCGACGAAATTTCAGAGCTCGATCCCTCCCTGCAATCCAAGCTGTTGCAGTTGCTGCAAGACGGCCAGTTCTGCCGCATCGGCGCGCAGGAAGATAAAAAAGTGGAAGTGCGGGTAGTGTGCGCCACGAACCGGCAACTGGAGCAGGAAATCGCTACCGGCAATTTCCGCCAGGACCTTTTCTACCGCATCAACGTAGTGAATCTGCAGATGCCGCCGCTGCGCGATCGCGCCTCCGACATTCCCGACCTGATCGCCTACTTCCTCGAGTTCTACAATCGCAAATATAACTGTCGCGCCAAGACACTCTCCAATGAGCTGATGGGCATGCTGCAGAAATATCACTGGCCGGGCAACATTCGCGAACTCGAAAACCTGATCAAGCGCTATGTGATTCTGGGGTCGGAAGAAGCGATCACCAGCGACCTGGTGAGCCAGACCAAAGACTTCTTTAACGCCGACATTCCGGTGGACGGGCCGATCTCGCTCAAGAAGATCACCCGCCAGGCAGTGCGCGAGCTGGAACGCAAGGTAATACTGAAAGTCCTGCAGGCGAACCACTGGAACCGCAAGCAATCGGCGCGGGCACTGAGCATCAGCTATCGCGCGCTGCTGTATAAGATTCGCGAAACTGGATTGCCCTCCAACCGTCAGCGCATTAACGCCGCGAACGGCACGAACGGTGCCCAGAGCGTCGCCGCCGACTAAAACTGTTGTTGTCCTCGACTCCGAAAAGGGCGGGCCTGAATGGTCCGCCCTATTTTTTGCCTGCGCGGATTCACAATGCCCGTGGGTGGGATACCCACTCCCCCTCGCCACTGTGGGATCAAAGATTTAGTCAAACCCAAGCGTTTAGGTTATGTCCGTCGCACGATGCGATCTGAATGTCAGTGATAGCCTTACTACATCATCTCTTCGACTAACTCCTGAAAGAGGGTTCTGTCCACGTGCAGCGGCTGTTTGGCGAGGGGGCCTCGTTTGAAGGCGGGCTCGCTGTCTTCGTAGGTGGGCTGGTCGTCTTGGTAGAAGAGGCCGATGGGGATACGGTCTCCCCACTCAAATGATTTTTCGAGCGCCGCCTGGACGTTGCTGGGATCGTGGGCGGGATGGCCGTTTCCGGGCACGTCTTTTCCGTTCATGCCTGCATCATCCAGTTTGTAAACGCGTTTCTTGAACCAGGGATAAGTGTTCAACTTGTTGTAGGTCACGCAGGGACTGAAAACGTCAATCAGGGCGAAGCCTTTGTGGCGGATCCCGCCGGCGATGAGTTCGGCCATGTGGTTGGGCTCGCCGGAGAAGGCGCGCGCCACATAAGTCGCGCCGGAGATGAGCGCCAGCGCAATAGGGTTGATGGGCAGCTCGACGTTGCCGCGCGGCGTGGACTTGGTGCGCATGTCTTTCATTGTCGTGGGCGATGCCTGGCCGGTGGTGAGGCCGTAAATCTGGTTGTCCATCACGACATACGTGAGGTCGAGATTGCGGCGCATCGCGTGGATAAAGTGGCCGATGCCGATGCCGTAACCATCGCCGTCGCCACCGGTGATGACGACTTTGAGGTCGTGATTGGCCAGCTTGATGCCGGTGGCCACCGCGAGCGCGCGTCCGTGAAGCGAGTGAACTCCGTAGGCATGCACGTAGCCGGGCAAATTGGAGGAGCAGCCGATACCGGAGACGACCACCAGATCCTTGGAGGCGACGTGGGCGTCGCCGGCGGCCATCTTCACGGCCTTGAGGACGCCGAAGTCGCCGCAGCCCGGGCACCAGTCGGGATCAACCGGGCCTGCGTAAGTTTCGATGGGCAGTTCGACGACGGTGGCCATGTTTCCTCCAGTGTTCGTTCCTTCTTCAGAACCTAGTTCTCTCGCTGCGCTCGGGATGACAATCGAGAGCAGTTCTCTCGCTGCGCTCGGGATGACAATCGAGAGCAGTTCTCTCGCTGCGCTCGGGATGACAATCGAGAGCAGTTCCCTCGCTGCGCTCGGGATGACAATCGAGAGCAGTTCCCTCGCTGCGCTCGGGATGACAAATCAAAAGCAGGGCAAATCCAAAGCGCGTTAAGCGGCTCGCCACGAATGCGTGGAGCCGGTTTCAATGCCGACGTGCAAGTCGCCGCGCCTTTGCCCGGAATCGCGAGAAACGATCTCAATCTGCCATGTAGGCTCGCGGTAACCGTTGGTGGCAGCGCGTTCGATGCGGCCGGGGCGCACGTCCTCCCCGAGGTGCACGCGGATGTAGTGATATGCGATCTCGCGGGCCTCATCTGCGGTAACCGCGAGCGAGCGCTGGCTACCTTCAAGTATGGCCTGCACCTGCTCGACAATGTGGTGCGGCTCGAACGGCTCGCCGTCATATTTAAGGATGTGGTCGTGAACGGTGTAGCCGGTTTCGGCGCGCAGGTGGCGGGCAAATTGTCCAGTGGCGTTCAGCTCCACACAGATAGTGCGCTTGCAATTACGCAAAATGGCAGCGGCCTCGCGACTGTGGAAAGGCAGCAGATATTTGAAGTGCAGCTGATTCGCGATGACGCCGAGTGCCGCGAGTTGCGGGATGGCTTCGCGAATCACGCCCTTGCAAGAGCCCCAACCGATCAGAGTAACGTCGGCATTGCTCGGGCCTTCCAGCTGAGGCGCGGGCAAGTCACGCAGCGCGAGGTCCATCTTCTTCATGCGCTTTTCTGCGATCTTGCGGCGGATAGCTGCGTTGGTGAAAACGTCGGATATCAGAATGCCTTCTTCGTCGTGCTCATCGCTGGCAGCGATGTAATGGGCGTTTGCCGTGCCGGGAAGCGCGCGAGGTGAAACGCCGGACGAAGTGAAAGCATAGCGCTTGTATTTGCCGCCGGGCCAGTCCGCGACCAGTTCGCCGCGATCGATCGGCACAGTGGCGGGCAACTCCTCGGGCTCGATCGTCTCCGGATGTTCCGAAACCAGCAGGTCGGAAATAATAATGACGGGAAGCTGGTATTTTTCCGCGAGATTGAAGGCTTCGACAGTGGAGTGGAAGCAGTCAGCGGTATCGGTGGGTGCAATAATCACACGGGGAAAATCCCCCTGCGATGCGCCGTAAACCTGGTTGAGGTCGGCCTGCTCCGTCTTCGTGGGAATACCGGTGGACGGACCGCCGCGCTGCACCTCGACGATGACGACCGGAACCTCGATCATGCTCGCCATTCCAATAGCTTCAGTCATGAGCGCGAAGCCGCCGCCGGAGGTGCCGCACATGGCGCGCACGCCCGCGAAACCGGCGCCGACAGCCGTGTTAACTACTGCGAGTTCGTCCTCGCACTGCTTGACGGCGATGCCGCAGCGCTCGCCGTGATTTGCCATCCAGTGCAGGATGGCGGATGCCGGCGTCATGGGATAAGCCGAGTAAAACTTGCAGCCGGCTGCGAACGCGCCCAGGCTGATGGCTTCGTTCCCGGTAATGAAGGGGCGGCGCTTGCGTGAAAAATTCCATTTGCAGCCGAGAGGCGCGAAATGCTCGCGAGCGTAGTCGTAACCGGCGCGCGCGAGCTTTACGTTCTGGTCGATGACGGCCTGGCCCTTGTGGCCGAACGTATCGGCGAAAACACCGGCAGTGACGTCGAACTCCAGTCCGATCAGGAAGAGCAGCGCGCCTAGCGCGACCGTGTTCTGCATGATCGGCTGCACCGGGCCGAGCGGCTTGGTGAGCTGGCCGACAGGAATGGGGGCTGAGACAACGTTGTCGCGCAATGCGATGTTGCAGCGTAGCTTGTCGGAATTAAAGATGACGATGCCGCCCGACTCAACCTCGGGCGCATGACGTTCGATGGAGTCCTGGTTCAGCGCAATCAGCGCGTGCAGGTGGTCGCCGTGCGAGCCGAGCCTTTCCTGCCCCAGCCGGACGCGCAGCCAGATGTGGCCGCCGCGGATCACCGACTGATAGCTGTTGTAGGCGTACGCGTAAAGGCCCAGGCGCGCGGCGGTCTTGGCAAGGGTGTCGCCAGTTTTGTCGAGGCCATCGCCGGCGGCGCCTGCGATTCCGATCGTGATGCTGGAAAATTCAGCCATGGCACGTCCCCTGAGTGAGTCAGAACTTCCCGTCCGACCAGGAGGTCAGGGAAGTGGGGGCGTGCGATTAGGTTAAAGAGTCCCAGGATCGTCCCCCAAAACTTGGCTTGGCTTGTCCCTTGCGCCTAGGTCGATTTCCCGAGATGCGAGCGATTAGACAACCGTTGAAAACGCCTGTCAAGGATTTCCGCTAAGCAATAGTGCGACAATTGAAGGAAAGCCCAAATTCAAGCCGCCGGGTCACGGCACTCACCGGTGGCGGCATTTCAGGTAAAATCAATTGCGCAATACTATTTACGCTTCCGCGTCGAATTCCCAACAATTGCGACTAATGCGCGCCAGGCGCGGGGACTGCGTCCCAGGAGTGAATTGATGGCAAAGATTGCAAAGACGGCCGACCGCAAGAAGGTCATGGACACCACCAAAAGCACCGACTGCCCCAAGTGCGGGAAACCCACCCGCATCGTGAAGCGGGTGAAGGACCGTGAACGCGGTATCCCAGGCGGTGTCTTCATATCCTGCTCGGGATGTGAGTTCTACGAAAAGCTTTAATTGGTTCGCCGGTTGGAGTTAAAAAGACTGGCTTCGGCGACGTGTTCTATCGAATAGCCGCCTTCTCACCTAGAATCCATCCACGGGTCCACCAGAAACATGGCATTTTCGGTTGCCCTCGCGAGTTATTGGCGGCTGGTGCGCGGAAACAAGAATTTCCGCCGGCTGTGGTTTGCCCAAATCATCAGCGAGATCGGTGACTGGTTCTATGCCGTTGCTATTTACAGCCTTTTGCTGGAGCTGACCGGCAAAGCTTCTTCGGTGGCGGGAGCGCTCGTCCTCCAGGTGCTCCCCCAAACTTTCGTGGGGCCGATGGCGGGTGTGATCAACGACCGCATCAGCCGCAAGAAAGTGATGATCGCCGCCGACCTATTGCGTGCCGTCATCGTCGCTTCCATGCTGCTGGTGCGCTCGCGTTCGATGGTGTGGCTGATTTATCCGTTGTTATTTCTTGAAACCATCATGTGGGCGTTTTTCGAGCCCGCGCGCACCGCAGTTTTGCCGAATATCACCGCAGAAGAAGATCTGATCACCGCCAATACCCTGGGATCTACGACGTGGTCGGCAAATTTTGCCATTGGCGCCCTGCTAGGCGGACTGGTGGCCGCGTTCCTGGGCCGGGACGCGGTGTTCATTATCAATTCGGCTTCCTTCCTGCTGTCGGCGGCGCTGCTCAGAAGAATGAACTTCCGCGAGGCGCATACCGAGTTGCACGGTCCGCTGCGGCTCCGCGATCTGGTGGACTACTCTCCTATAGCCGATGGCATTCGTTACATTCGCAGTGATGCCCGGCTGCTGGCCACCATGTTCGTGAAATGCGGAATCGGAATCATGGGCGTGAACTGGGTTCTTTTCCCGGTGATGGGAGAGAAAGTATTTCCCCTCACCGGCGATGGCATGTCGGCCAGCCGCGGCGGCATGTTCAGCATGAGTCTGTTAATGGCGGCACGCGGCTTCGGCTCGTTGGTTGGGCCGTTACTCTCGGCAAGCTGGGCAGCGCAGAATCAGTCGCGTTTGCGCGCGCTTATTTTGTTCGGACTGGTCGGAGGCGGAGTCGGCTATGTGCTGCTGGGTGGCGCGCCGAACCTGGCGCTTGCCTGTACAGCTATTGTTTTCGCCCATATGGCTGCGTCCAATATTTGGGTTTCCTCAAACACGCTCCTACAGCTCAACACAGAAGACCGGTTTCGCGGGCGTGTGTTCTCCGCCGACCTGGGCTTTGCCATGCTGACCATGGCCATGAGTGCCTGGATCGGGGGATTGCTGATTGACCGCGGAGTTTCAGTGCGCACCGTAGCCGCGCTTGCCGGATGCGTCATGATTATTCCGGCTGCAGTCTGGTTCCGCGCGCTCAGCTTATGGCGGCGGCCCGTGCCGGAAAAAGCTCAGTCACCCACCTAGGCACAGGCGCCCTCGCCTGTATAGGTTGGAGTCTAACGAACTCGCGTAGGCACAGGCGCCCTCGCCTGTACAGGTGGAGTCTAACCAACTCGCGTAGGCACAGGCGCCCTTGCCGGTGCAGGTTGGAGTCTAACCAACTCGCGTAGGCACAGGCGCCCTCGCCTGTGCAGGTGGAGTCTAACGAACTCGCGTAGGCACAGGCGCCCTCGCCGGTGCAGGTTGGAGTCTAACCAACTCGCGTGGGCACAGGCGCCCTCGCCGGTGCAGGCGAGCGCAGCTCGCCCGGCCTTCATCGGCTCACTTCTTTCCTTTCAAATACCGATCAAACCACTCCACTGTTCTCTTCATGGCATCAATCTGATTTTCTCGTTTTTCGAAGCCGTGCCCCTCATCAGGATAGTAGTGCGCGTCCACCACCGTGCCCTGCTTCTTCAGGATCGCCACCACCTGCTCGGCTTCTTCCTTGGGATCGGTAATGTCATTCTCGCCTTGCAACACCAGCAACGGCGCTTTCGCGTTTTGAAAGTATTTTGTCGGCGAGGCGTTCTCATAAACCGCTCGGTCCTTCACCGGATCGCCGAGAATGGACTGATCGTACTGTTGCAGGATGGGATCTTCATTCGCCTGCTCTGTCAGCCAATCCGTGATGCCGTACAGCTCCACGGCGGCGGCCCAGACCTCCGGCGTTTTGCCGATCGCGATCATTGCCATATAGCCGCCATAGGAACCGCCGGTAATCCCGATCTTCTTGGCGTCAACATAGCCAGTTTCAGCCAGAAATTGTGCCGCATAAACCTCGTCCTGAAGATCGCCGCCGCCCAGGTCTTGATAGTTCGCCTTCTGAAACGCCATCCCGTATCCAGTGGAGCCGCGCACGTTCGGGGCGATGCAAACGTAACCGCGAGAGGCCAGGGCCGCGGCCGTCTTGTCGAAATAATCAGTGGTCTGGCCGGTCGGACCACCGTGCGGAAGGACGATTCCGGGATTGCTTCCGTCCCGTTGCAAGTTGAATGGCATCCACAGGAACGCACTAATCACCTTGCCATCGAATGTTTTGTAGTGAACCAATTGCGACGCCGGGAGCTGCGCCGGGTTCAAGCTAGCGATGGCTGAATGCGTAAGCTGCGTCGCGCGCCGGGTAGCCATCTGATATACCCATAAATCCGATGGCTGAGTTGACCCCTGGTGCAGCACCAGCAGCCGTGTGCCATCCGGCGAGAATGCTTTCGGCTTGCCGGATGCTTCGGTGATTCCAACCGGAAAATTCAATTTCTCGGCGCGCCCGGATTGGCGATCAACTATGTAGCTATGAATGCGCCCGTCTTCATTGACGCCGTAGGTGAAACTTCTGCCATCAGGAGCAAAATCACCAGGCTCCGCATCCCACTTCAGGTCGGTCACCCACGAGAGTTTTTTGCTCTGGACATCGAGCAAGGCGACATTGGAATATCCAGCTTTTTCGTTCGATGAAATCAACAAGGCGCGTCCATCGGGCGCCAGCGACGACGCTTGGTAAATGATCTGTCCCTGATGTGGCGTAAGGTTCTCAGTCGTGCCTGTGGCGACATCCACCCGATAGACGTCCGAATCGGTGTGGCCCACATTTGCCCGGTTGGCATAAATCGTCTTACCGTCGCCCGACCAGGCCACAGCGGACCAGACGTGGTCTTTGGTCTTCTCGTTCGTCAGCTTATGGACCTGCCGCGTTTTCCAATCCAACAGCGCAATATCCACCTGCGACTCGGTCCGCAGTTTGTAATCGAGTGAAAGCCTGCTGCCGTCCGGCGACCACAACGGGCTGGTTTCAGAGATAGCTGGAGTGTGCGTCAGGTTTACCGCCCCTCCACCCCCACTAGGAATCGCAAAGAGATCGAAGACTGCGCCGCCGCCGAAGTCCTGCTCATAGACGATCCACTTCCCGTCTGGCGACCATACCGCGCTCGATTGACGGTCGTCAGATTGCGAGAGCTGAATGGGCCAACCGCCGGCCGCGGAAACTTTCCACAGATTCAGCCGCCCAGTCAGATTGGTGGTCAATACCACCTCGCGGCCGTCAGGTGACCACGATGGGCTAAAAACTGTGCGCGTGTAATACAGGTCGTCTATAGGAACTGCTCCTGCCCCAGGATTGCTGGCAGAAGTGATGGCCTTAGGGTCGGTAGGCTGGCGCTCATCCGGCGAACTAGCCGCAGTTGCCAAAGCGTTTGCCGTTAAAAAAAGAGTGGATAGAAGAAAAACGAATGCGCCACGCCGATTGCTCAAGGTCTTCTCCTCGGTGCTCAACAACCAACAGTCTGGGATTGAGTAGCCGCAAAGTTTACCGCAACCGCCCTGGTTTTCAGCCAATGTAAGATTGTCGGGTGGTGGGCTGTTTTGAAATTCTAGCTTGTGAATCGCTTAAAAATCAGGCGTGACAGGTATTGGCACATTAAAAGGACGCTGAGTGCAGCGACCCCAGAATGCCAACCGATTGGTTGAGAGCCGTCAGGATAAGTTACTTCCCAAAGTGGAACGGGAGAGTACAGCCACGCCCAAAGAATAGTAAGGCAGAGAAGGAATCCAAACGCGATTTGCATGGCTAGGATGCCTTTTTTCATGCTGCCGCTCCCTGCACCTTATGCTCCAATAATCCCACCAATTCTTCCAAACTCCAAACATGATCCGCGAAGCCCGCTTCCATGGCGGGAGTAATACGCAGAGTTTGGTACGACGCCGCTACCATCAATGCCTTAAAACGCGAACGCGAGGAAAATGACGACGTGAATGAGGACATCATGCCACAGGAGGCTTGCCATTGACAGGTGAGTTAAATTCAAAACAGCCCACTACCGATTCTCGTCCCGAGTGAAGCGAGGAATGCCTACGGCGCGTGGGCGGATAGGAGTGCATAGGGATCCTCCCTGTGCTCGGGATGACATCTAAGAAAAGCGACGCCGTCCGCAAGGATTCATTCATGACCAGGTCCGAAAAGAGCGGTGAAGGAGTTTTCGTTCGGATTTTCGAGTTCCACGCCAAGCCCGGTCGCGAAAGGGAATTTGAAAAGATTTACGGTCCGGAAGGAGATTGGGCCCAGCTATTCCGGCGCAGCGAAGCCTTCATTCGCACCGAGCTGCATTGCGATAGGGAGACCAAAGGACGCTACGTCACCGTGGACTACTTTGCATCGCTCCCGGAGTTCGAGAAGTTGCTGGCAGAGCATCGCGCCGACTACGAGGCGCTGGACCATCGTTGCGCGGCAGTGCGTGCCTCAGAGAAATGTATAGGCTCTTTCCTCAACCGCGAGTAAGAAAGGGGCCGGGGTTATGCGCTGATGGGCACGCCTGCCGAAACCATCTCTTCCACTATCTTTCGGGCTGCCAGGCCGGGATCTTTCGCTGCGGTCACTGGCCGGCCGACCACCAGGTGGGTAGCTCCGGCCGCAATAGCCTCGGCCGGGGTGGTCACGCGGGCCTGGTCGCCTGGGTCGCCGCCGGCCGGACGTACACCCGGAGTCACGATGGCGAAGCCCGTGCCCAATTCGCGTCGCACCTCGCGCGCTTCCAATGGCGAGGCCACGATTCCGCCGCACCCGGAAACCCGGGCCAGGTTAGCCAGTCGCAGGACCTGGTCCACCACCCGTCCGCTGATACCGACCTCGTCCAGGTCCTGATCGCTCAGGCTGGTGAGAACCGTCACTGCTAACACCAGCGGACCCGTCGGCCCCGCTGCCTCGGCGGCCGCCTGCAGCATCTTGCCGCCGCCGCTGGCGTGGACGGTCAGCATGCTGACCTTCAGCCTGGTCGCTTCTGCCACCGCCCCGGACACGGTATTGGGAATGTCATGGAATTTCAGGTCGAGGAAGACTTTGCGGCCAGAGCCAATAAGCTCGCGGACGATCTGCGGGCCTTCTGCCGTAAACAGTTGTTTGCCGACCTTAAAGGTTGAAGCCGACTCCCCGACCGCTGCGACAATCTTTCGTGCCGCAGCAGCCGTGGAAACGTCGAGAGCGATGATGAGTCGGTCGCGCGCTTCGGTCACGCGCTCAGTTTATAGGGAACTAGTCCAAGTTCGCTACAGTTTGGGAAGTGGCCACTTCCGGCTGGACGATGTCCACCCGCACCTGCGTCAGACCGCGGCTCTTAAAGTCGAGCATGCGGGCGGCGCCGTAGGAGACATCAATGATACGGCCGGCCACGTAGGGTCCGCGGTCGTTTACCCGCAAGATTG
The DNA window shown above is from Terriglobales bacterium and carries:
- a CDS encoding sigma-54 dependent transcriptional regulator; translation: MSTAPNPSILLVDDEPGMLRYIRTLLEVDSYKVETASNGEHALQRVQSGLSPDLVLLDLLMPGIDGLQTLEQLRQLQPSMKVVMLSCVSDTRKVVQAIRLGAQDYLTKPFQKAELDAVIKQCLRSESQPYAGEVEELCDDVFFVAGSPAMKKIRSQAALVAGVDIPVLLLGESGTGKEVLARLIHKLSPRAHRTFLKVNCAAVPADLLESELFGYEAGAFTGATHSKPGKFELCNKGTILLDEIGEMPPMLQAKLLHVLQDQQFSRLGSRSVVKVDVRILAATNINIPEAIANKRLREDLYYRLNAFTLQLPPLRERKEEIPLLLKHFMSRLAEHYARPPLPLSAALQQKCLDYPWPGNLRELSNFVKRYLILGDEATAIHELQPNSDINTSVASAGRGAGEQSRGLKSLARSAKDEAEAEAITRALEETNWNRKQAAALLKISYKALLYKIRQYGIAEPNGNGHHRLSAGT
- a CDS encoding HAMP domain-containing sensor histidine kinase, with the translated sequence MSNASSRAVAMSPVAENPDLRASSGSQQELLQAYMQLQERYRRCTDALAAAAHDLKTPLAILAGYIELLQSEKLGDLSERQRNVLKDMQSSSVRLEHFIQDFLTFSVLETGELKMRFEMADMNGCLSEVCTFWSTRFQEKGVALYFLPNEKLQRFMFDGAKVQRVVSNLLENAVKFTPQGGTVWLHAEPYMWERRTIYTPDLPHDRRRQKAEVLNSVKVSVSDTGPGIGPEFHQEIFDDFFRLPQGGTQSDGMGLGLAIARRLVQAFGGKIWVESELGSGSKFSFLMPLRPMVSGGAR
- a CDS encoding sigma 54-interacting transcriptional regulator, which gives rise to MASTTMGALVQALGDIPPQEIVFGRTDAMRALRERLDKVACANVPVLIQGESGTGKDIIARMIHSLSPWKAGPLVKVNCPAIPGTLLESELFGYERGAFTGAYGSKPGRVEMAHRGTLFLDEISELDPSLQSKLLQLLQDGQFCRIGAQEDKKVEVRVVCATNRQLEQEIATGNFRQDLFYRINVVNLQMPPLRDRASDIPDLIAYFLEFYNRKYNCRAKTLSNELMGMLQKYHWPGNIRELENLIKRYVILGSEEAITSDLVSQTKDFFNADIPVDGPISLKKITRQAVRELERKVILKVLQANHWNRKQSARALSISYRALLYKIRETGLPSNRQRINAANGTNGAQSVAAD
- a CDS encoding thiamine pyrophosphate-dependent enzyme encodes the protein MATVVELPIETYAGPVDPDWCPGCGDFGVLKAVKMAAGDAHVASKDLVVVSGIGCSSNLPGYVHAYGVHSLHGRALAVATGIKLANHDLKVVITGGDGDGYGIGIGHFIHAMRRNLDLTYVVMDNQIYGLTTGQASPTTMKDMRTKSTPRGNVELPINPIALALISGATYVARAFSGEPNHMAELIAGGIRHKGFALIDVFSPCVTYNKLNTYPWFKKRVYKLDDAGMNGKDVPGNGHPAHDPSNVQAALEKSFEWGDRIPIGLFYQDDQPTYEDSEPAFKRGPLAKQPLHVDRTLFQELVEEMM